The sequence below is a genomic window from Lycium ferocissimum isolate CSIRO_LF1 chromosome 9, AGI_CSIRO_Lferr_CH_V1, whole genome shotgun sequence.
CTAgttcatattttgagtttgttacccaGTTTAGCTAAACATCTtttgtataaaattatacacTTTTGTATAagatttatatattatatataatattttctcTAGGTATAATCTTATACATATTGGCTACGTGGCTTAATCTTTTATGTTGGATTGTACATCTttgaaattttttctaaaaatattcaTGAATTATTTGAACCAAGTTAATTTTGTCTTGCGTTGCGTTTTAAGAGTAAGGGATTGTTTGGTGGAGTGTATTTTTTATCGACTCACATAATCACTCAGCCCTTGAGAATGCAGCTTCTGCGGATTGAGGTTATTCCTCGTTAGAATGAGCCATGTGGTATGGAGGAGCAATCGAGCGTGCAAAGGGCAAGACCATTCTTTCGTCTAAGGATGCCTAACCGCCGCACGAATCATTCAAGGGGAGGCACGACACTGCGAAGTGGGTAGTTTATCTGGAGTGATTTAATAAGGTGTACTAGAATATgaatagtactgaatagggtACATCTTAACCTTTTTCCGTATTCCCCTCTACTTTGATCCTCTTATGTTGGAGCTAGTACTCATTTGGTGACTCGAACCCACGACCCTAGGATTATAGGTCGGAGTGTTGACCACCTGAGCCACCCTACTTGCCAGGTGCCTAGGTTGTAAACCCTATTAAACAAGGATTAAATAATATCAAAACTAATACATGTATTGTTTTCCCTAATATCTCCTACAAAACGACCCATAAAAGTATTACTAGCTCAAAAATACACTATAAATAACAAGTAGTTTAAAAGTACACTTCCTATGAACGGTGCCCCAtttgttgttgaataattcGAAATGGGACGTTTCTGCCTTTCGTTTAAAGGTGGGGGGTAAATGCATTAAGTCTTAATTGTAAAGATTTGAGCAGAAACTTATATTGCAGGATGTCACAGGACCAGATAAAATTGTTACAATTAAAGAATAAATGGAACAGATATGTTGGAGAACTTCCTGCTGTTGCTACTCTGACTTTCAGCAATTTCCTTCAAACTAGTCCAAGACTTCTTCTTTCGCTTACTGGATGTTGCGACAATTTTCTCAGCATCTGTCCTGGATGAACCATCCTGAGGTTCGACTTTCTTCTTGGACCCCGTTCTATATCTTTTCTTCCTCTTCGAGTCCAGCAAAGACGTAACTGGTACTGTTGGCAGCGGAGTTGCAGGACTAGCCATAGGATCATCTCCAACTATTTCAGATGAAACTACTACATCTGTCTTATTATCTTTATCGGTACTAGACACTGAAGCTTCGAATTGTTCAGACTTTTGTACTGCTGATTCAGTAGGGCCAACTTCTACCTTACCAATATTAGCCACTAATGGATCCAGCTGTTCACACTTTCGCATTGCTGATTCAGTAGGATTAACTCTTGCCTTATCAATACTGGCCCCTAATGTATCCAACTGTTCAGACTTTCGGGTTGCTGATTTAGCAGGGTCTACTCTTGAAGTTTTTGGTTTGGCAGGAAATAGCGTTTTCACATAGCCTCTTGGGGTTCCTCTCTTTAGATTCTGATCCGAGCAGAAATGGCACTCATATACAACACAGTTCTTTGGGGGAATACCAGATGTCTTGCGTTTCTTTCGTgcctttcttttgttcttctcAATCCGTGCTGTACAGCTGTAGCCAGCCTGAAGGATAGATTCACACCTACGTAATATTAAATATAAGTTAGTATGCAAGCCGACAAAAAGGGATGAAAAGTCGACAATGGCTCATTCAACATGAAAGTGGCAAAAATTCGAagtaattataattttttaagcaGAACAAATCAACTCCACACATACATTGTGATTTAAAATAGGAGAAATCAAAAGGAAGAAGTAAAAGCAACTCTAAAGTGCTCACGAGTTAGTTACTTCTTGATGATGGTTTATATATGTTGCCTTTTCCAGACATATATAGCTGTTACCAAAGCTCAAAAATAGCTCTGAAAATTTGAAAGTATTCAGGATGCTATGTACGAAGGATATTATATACCACATAAATGTGAAGTACTCCAAAAGCACACGAGTGATCTTTCTGAATCCCGGAGATGAAAATACCAGTTAGGTAAAGATGAcaccaattttttatttttggtttctaTTCTATCTTATTTATTTGTACGACCTCTAGAAATCCATGCAGATTTAGCTAAAGCTTAAAACAGGATGAAAGCAAAAAACCATATAAGTACTACCGACTAGTTGCTTATGGCTTGCCCCCAAGGCTTTGAGCTAGTTGTAAGAGTGTAGCTCAGGCTTTGAGCTAGTTGTAAAAGTGTAGCTCATGATATGTGGGTTAGGAGCACGTCCCGGGTTTGAATCCTGTTACAGATAAAAGCTTAGTATTTAAGTGGCAAGGGTTGGTTCctaaacatacatacatgtgaCATTAGACTGGGAAATGACAGAAGCTGCCTCCTTTTTGCAGAAAATGCAGAATGTGACATTAGATGATTGCAAGGAAGATTCTCAATGATATATGGCAGGTAAAGATGGAGCATTCACTGTTAAGGTATGCTATGACAACTACAAGAACTTTCAGTGGAATATGATGAAGAATGGCCTTGGAAAATGATATGGAAGACTAGAGTGCCAACGGAAGTGGCCTGTTTTGGCTGGCTTGCTGCCCTCGGAGCACGTTTAACGGAGGATAGGCTGCCGAAGATAGGATTTAATCTTCGCAGCAGGTGCTTTTTATGTGAGAATGCTAGGGAGCCGGTGGATCACTTGCTACTACATTGTAGCTGCTAGGGAGCCGGTGGATCACTTGCTACTACATTGTAGCTTTTCATGGCAGATTTGGTCTATATTATTTTGCATTTTCGGAGTTCAATGGGTATTGCCATCAAACTTTGGAGAGCTACTCCATATTTGGCAAACACAAAGAATTGATAGGAGACAAAAGAAGCTTTGTAGGACAGTCCTCTTATGCATAGCATGGAGCCATGGACTATATGGCTAGAAAGGAACAAAAGATGCTTTGATTGGAAGAGGGAATGTGTAGCTATTGTAAAATTTAAATgtattcaaaatttattgttttggaATAGTGAGTCTTTTGCTACTGATGTAGATC
It includes:
- the LOC132030538 gene encoding uncharacterized protein LOC132030538 isoform X1, which codes for MGKKSSSSRKKGVGGSITLRQELGGIGKKKQTHVNPKSMLKLEHIKNLATWASGEASIPSLAAFFGQRLAASTELLGVPPDPSLFTCQRCESILQAGYSCTARIEKNKRKARKKRKTSGIPPKNCVVYECHFCSDQNLKRGTPRGYVKTLFPAKPKTSRVDPAKSATRKSEQLDTLGASIDKARVNPTESAMRKCEQLDPLVANIGKVEVGPTESAVQKSEQFEASVSSTDKDNKTDVVVSSEIVGDDPMASPATPLPTVPVTSLLDSKRKKRYRTGSKKKVEPQDGSSRTDAEKIVATSSKRKKKSWTSLKEIAESQSSNSRKFSNISVPFIL
- the LOC132030538 gene encoding uncharacterized protein LOC132030538 isoform X2 encodes the protein MLKLEHIKNLAAWTSGEASIPSLGAFFSQRLAASAELLGVPPDPSLFTCQRCESILQAGYSCTARIEKNKRKARKKRKTSGIPPKNCVVYECHFCSDQNLKRGTPRGYVKTLFPAKPKTSRVDPAKSATRKSEQLDTLGASIDKARVNPTESAMRKCEQLDPLVANIGKVEVGPTESAVQKSEQFEASVSSTDKDNKTDVVVSSEIVGDDPMASPATPLPTVPVTSLLDSKRKKRYRTGSKKKVEPQDGSSRTDAEKIVATSSKRKKKSWTSLKEIAESQSSNSRKFSNISVPFIL